A region from the Excalfactoria chinensis isolate bCotChi1 chromosome 11, bCotChi1.hap2, whole genome shotgun sequence genome encodes:
- the KLHL36 gene encoding kelch-like protein 36, with protein MEGTRQSRICRPHKISESSKVYRWDDHSSLVLQSLNEQRHRGLFCDIVLVVDEQRVPAHRNLLAVCSDYFNSMFTIGMREAHQKEVELFGASYIGLKAVVDFLYGSELSLDGGNIDYVLETAHLLQIWKVVDFCCEYLENEVSEENYLYLQELASIYNLKRLDSYIDSFILQNFGTLSFTPDFLQNISLQKLCQYLDSSNVQQECEHDLLQAALQWLTQYPERENEAYQVLDNIHFPLIPKSDLLHRVKPAVCSLLPKEANCEGFIEEAVNYHNNVTAQPVLQNKRTALRTCEERLLFVGGEVSERCLELSDDTCFLDVRKGQWVAETPLPARRSHHCVAVLGGFIFIAGGSFSRDNGGDAASNLLYRYDPRCNQWIKVASMRQRRVDFYLGAITDMLVAVGGRNENGALSSVETYSPQKDSWSYIAGLPRFTYGHAGTVYKEFVYISGGHDYQIGPYRKNLLCYDYRTDVWEEKRPMITARGWHSMCTLQDNIYSIGGSDDNIETMARFDILSVESYSPQCNQWTRVAPLLQANSESGVAVWEGKIYILGGYSWEETVFSKTVQVYDKEKNKWYKGTDLPKAIAGVSACVCALKPKTEDKKKKTKTKKHQDRGR; from the exons ATGGAGGGCACCAGGCAGAGCAGGATCTGCCGCCCGCACAAGATCAGCGAATCCTCCAAG GTGTACAGATGGGATGACCACTCTAGTCTGGTTCTTCAGAGTCTGAATGAACAGAGGCACCGAGGCCTCTTCTGTGATATTGTCCTTGTTGTGGATGAGCAGAGAGTCCCTGCCCATCGCAACCTCCTGGCTGTTTGCAGTGACTACTTCAACTCTATGTTCACCATTGGTATGCGAGAAGCTCATCAAAAAGAAGTTGAACTTTTTGGAGCCTCTTACATTGGTCTCAAGGCTGTGGTGGACTTCCTTTATGGAAGTGAGCTGTCCTTGGATGGAGGCAATATTGATTACGTGCTCGAAACAGCTCATCTGCTGCAGATCTGGAAGGTTGTGGACTTCTGTTGTGAGTATCTTGAGAATGAAGTCAGCGAGGAGAACTATTTGTACCTGCAAGAGCTGGCCTCTATCTACAACCTGAAGCGCCTTGACTCCTACATTGACTCTTTCATCCTGCAGAACTTTGGCACGCTGTCTTTCACTCCAGACTTCCTGCAGAACATTTCCTTGCAGAAGCTGTGCCAGTACCTGGACAGCAGCAATGTGCAGCAGGAGTGTGAGCATGAtttgctgcaggctgctttGCAGTGGCTTACCCAGTACCCAGAAAGGGAGAACGAGGCTTACCAGGTTCTGGATAACATTCACTTTCCCTTGATACCTAAAAGCGATCTCCTCCATCGAGTCAAGCCTGCTGTGTGTTCTCTTCTTCCCAAAGAAGCAAACTGTGAGGGCTTCATAGAAGAAGCAGTGAACTACCATAACAACGTCACTGCTCAGCCAGTGCTGCAAAACAAGCGGACAGCTCTGCGaacctgtgaggaaaggctcCTCTTTGTTGGGGGGGAGGTTTCCGAACGGTGCCTAGAACTGAGTGATGATACTTGTTTCTTGGATGTCAGAAAGGGGCAGTGGGTAGCAGAGACCCCTCTCCCGGCCAGACGAAGTCACCACTGTGTTGCAGTCTTGGGAGGCTTCATCTTCATAGCCGGAGGCAGCTTTTCAAGAGACAACGGAGGGGATGCAGCTTCAAATCTCCTTTATAGGTATGATCCCCGCTGTAACCAGTGGATAAAG GTTGCCTCCATGAGACAACGTCGTGTGGATTTCTACCTGGGAGCTATAACTGACATGCTGGTAGCTGTCGGTGGCAGGAATGAAAATGGGGCTCTTTCTTCAGTGGAGACTTATAGTCCTCAGAAGGATTCGTGGTCCTATATAGCAGGTTTGCCAAG GTTTACTTATGGCCATGCTGGAACGGTCTACAAGGAATTTGTGTACATTTCAGGTGGCCATGATTACCAAATTGGCCCGTACAGAAAAAACCTGCTGTGTTATGATTACCGCACAGATGTCTGGGAGGAGAAGAGACCGATGATCACTGCCCGGGGGTGGCACAGCATGTGTACCTTACAGGACAATATCTATTCTATTGGTGGCAGTGATGACAACATAGAAACCATGGCTCGTTTTGATATTCTGAGCGTGGAGTCGTACAGCCCTCAATGTAACCAGTGGACCAGAGTTGCTCCTCTGCTGCAAGCTAACAGTGAGTCAGGGGTGGCTGTCTGGGAAGGCAAAATTTATATACTCGGAGGCTACAGCTGGGAAGAAACAGTCTTCTCCAAAACAGTCCAAGTTTATgataaggagaaaaataagtgGTACAAAGGAACTGATTTACCCAAAGCGATTGCTGGTGTGTCTGCATGCGTCTGTGCATTGAAACCCAAAAcagaggacaaaaagaaaaagacaaaaacaaaaaaacaccaagatCGAGGAAGATGA
- the COTL1 gene encoding coactosin-like protein, giving the protein MATKIDKEACREAYNLVRDDATDVNWVTFKYNGSTIVPGDQGVDYETFKRKCTDDVRLFGFVRFTTGDAMSKRVKFALITWIGEDVSGLQRAKTGTDKTLVKEVVQNFAKEFVISDHKELDEDYIKNELKKAGGANYDAQTE; this is encoded by the exons ATGGCCACCAAAATCGACAAGGAGGCGTGCAGGGAGGCGTACAACCTCGTCAGGGACGATGCCACCGACGTGAACTG GGTGACGTTTAAATACAACGGCTCTACGATCGTTCCCGGAGACCAAGGGGTAGACTATGAAACCTTTAAGAGGAAGTGCACAG ATGATGTTCGATTGTTTGGCTTTGTCCGATTCACCACCGGTGATGCCATGAGCAAGCGAGTCAAGTTTGCCCTCATCACCTGGATTGGAGAGGATGTCAGCGGACTGCAGAGAGCCAAAACTGGGACTGACAAGACTCTGGTTAAAGAAGTAGTACAG AACTTTGCCAAAGAATTTGTGATCAGTGACCACAAAGAGCTGGATGAGGACTACATCAAGAACGAGCTGAAGAAGGCCGGGGGGGCTAATTATGATGCACAGACTGAGTAA